One window of Chloroflexus aggregans DSM 9485 genomic DNA carries:
- a CDS encoding enoyl-CoA hydratase/isomerase family protein: protein MDNVVNIQRDGPVVTLTLNRPEHQNSLTPELLHALIEAIAIVRQHHGLRAVVLQASGPVFSCGSDVAILTGQSDRIAYADQLLALLHRVMLELIDLPVPLIAAVQGPVSGSAIGLVLVADVVLVTPETSFTAYATTLGLSPTGGWTAILPRLIGQRRTAETLLLERSITSTEAVAWGLANRIAPASHLAEEAQALAHQIAAQLPGSIACARRLLWAEREQLAAELERERELFCRQIRSIEADIGIKAFLDRQRNTIPKESAS, encoded by the coding sequence ATGGATAACGTCGTCAACATCCAACGAGACGGCCCGGTTGTTACCCTTACGCTTAACCGACCAGAGCACCAGAACAGCCTGACGCCGGAGCTGCTCCATGCATTAATTGAGGCTATTGCGATTGTGCGCCAGCACCATGGTCTGCGAGCCGTTGTGTTGCAGGCGAGTGGACCGGTCTTCTCGTGCGGCAGTGATGTGGCAATTTTGACCGGTCAATCTGATCGTATTGCGTATGCCGATCAGTTGTTGGCGCTGTTGCACCGTGTGATGTTGGAACTGATCGATCTGCCGGTACCACTGATTGCAGCCGTACAAGGACCGGTAAGCGGCAGCGCCATCGGATTAGTGTTGGTCGCCGACGTGGTGCTGGTGACGCCAGAAACCAGCTTTACCGCTTACGCAACTACGCTTGGTCTTAGCCCGACAGGTGGTTGGACGGCGATATTGCCCCGTCTGATCGGTCAGCGCCGTACAGCGGAGACACTCCTGCTCGAGCGTTCGATTACATCGACCGAAGCGGTGGCGTGGGGGTTGGCAAACCGGATCGCTCCGGCCAGTCATTTAGCCGAGGAGGCGCAGGCGTTAGCCCATCAGATTGCCGCGCAACTGCCGGGGAGTATCGCTTGCGCACGTCGCCTCTTATGGGCCGAACGCGAACAGTTGGCTGCCGAACTAGAACGTGAGCGCGAGCTATTTTGCAGACAGATCCGTTCGATAGAAGCGGATATTGGCATCAAGGCCTTTCTCGACCGGCAGCGGAATACCATTCCGAAGGAGTCAGCATCGTGA
- a CDS encoding histone deacetylase family protein: MKIFLSSEHHLHHPPFEILDGRSVAYFETPQRISIILTALATAGFPQPIAVAPATLADLQTVHTADYLEYLAHAFERWQAAGLSAPVLPSAWPLPGLRMRSDCPQAAAGRYTFDLSAPIMEGTFAAACSAAGAALAGAEALLQGERFAYALCRPPGHHAAANMAGGYCFLNNAALAADRLARSQTGGDATWALRAPTVAVLDIDYHHGNGTQSIFYARNDVLTVSLHADPSYEYPYYLGYADERGTGAGEGYNLNVPLPSGIDDRQYLVALDQALQAIADYGPHYLVVSAGFDTFHADPLGRFALTTAAYRSIGVAIAQLGLPTLFVQEGGYAIEALGTNVVTLLTGAITYVAG; this comes from the coding sequence ATGAAGATCTTTCTAAGTAGCGAACACCATCTGCATCATCCACCGTTCGAGATTCTCGATGGGCGAAGTGTTGCCTATTTTGAGACACCTCAGCGCATATCAATCATCCTGACTGCACTGGCAACTGCTGGCTTTCCGCAACCAATTGCCGTCGCACCGGCGACGCTCGCCGATTTGCAGACGGTACATACAGCCGATTATCTTGAGTATCTTGCCCACGCCTTTGAACGGTGGCAAGCCGCCGGTTTGTCCGCACCGGTCTTGCCGTCGGCATGGCCCTTACCCGGTTTACGCATGCGTAGCGATTGCCCACAAGCCGCGGCGGGACGCTACACCTTTGATCTGAGCGCACCGATCATGGAGGGAACCTTTGCCGCAGCCTGCTCGGCTGCCGGTGCTGCTTTGGCCGGAGCAGAGGCACTCTTGCAAGGCGAACGATTCGCATACGCGCTCTGTCGTCCACCCGGCCATCATGCTGCGGCAAATATGGCCGGTGGTTATTGTTTCTTGAACAATGCTGCGCTTGCTGCCGACCGATTGGCACGCAGTCAAACCGGTGGTGATGCGACATGGGCTTTGCGCGCACCAACGGTGGCGGTGCTTGACATTGATTATCATCACGGCAACGGTACGCAGAGTATCTTCTATGCACGTAATGATGTGTTGACCGTATCGTTGCACGCCGACCCGTCCTACGAGTACCCGTACTACCTTGGCTATGCCGATGAGCGGGGGACAGGAGCCGGTGAGGGGTATAATCTCAATGTTCCGCTGCCGTCTGGGATCGATGATCGCCAATATCTGGTAGCGCTCGACCAGGCCTTGCAAGCAATTGCCGATTATGGTCCGCACTACCTTGTTGTCTCGGCTGGCTTCGACACCTTCCACGCCGATCCACTTGGTCGTTTTGCCCTCACAACGGCAGCCTACCGGTCAATTGGTGTGGCAATTGCCCAGCTCGGTTTACCGACCCTTTTTGTTCAAGAGGGCGGTTATGCCATCGAAGCCCTCGGTACGAATGTAGTTACTTTACTAACCGGAGCTATAACATATGTTGCCGGATAA
- a CDS encoding hotdog family protein: MKQLAVGMQASTQRAFDHALIAEYAALCDDHVSDRVPEPLIGGLFSYLLGVELPGAGSVYLKQEFTFATAARIGELLTATVTITHIRIDKPLVTLRTRCTGDHERLIADGEALVMVPQV; the protein is encoded by the coding sequence GTGAAACAACTAGCCGTCGGTATGCAAGCGAGTACGCAGCGAGCATTCGATCACGCACTGATTGCCGAATACGCAGCACTCTGTGACGATCACGTCAGTGATCGGGTGCCTGAACCACTCATCGGGGGGCTGTTTTCCTACCTGCTCGGCGTTGAGTTGCCGGGTGCCGGATCGGTGTATCTCAAACAGGAGTTCACCTTCGCTACAGCAGCACGAATTGGTGAACTCCTGACCGCAACCGTCACCATTACGCATATTCGCATCGATAAACCGCTGGTCACGTTGCGTACCCGTTGTACCGGAGACCATGAGCGGTTGATTGCTGATGGTGAAGCATTGGTGATGGTGCCACAGGTCTAA
- a CDS encoding acyl-CoA carboxylase subunit beta: METPEEQLTILHRLRERAMQGGGPERIAQQHARGKLTARERLALLLDPGSFQEIGALATSMTEDAEQRIPGDGTVTGFGKINGRRVAVYAQDFTVMGGSFSAVQANKICRMQDLAIESGIPIIGLNDSGGARIQEGVRSLAAYGEVFVRNVLASGVVPQISAILGPCAGGAVYSPALTDFVIMSESTGYMFLTGPDVIKAVSGRDISTQELGGAAVHCTRSGVAHLSAADDRTVIELIKRLLSYLPQNNNEDPPQIMPYDRADRQEPILNTLVPTDERQGYDIHTLIDLVFDHDSFLEIQPLFAQNAVVGFARLDGYAVGVVANQPAVMAGALDIDASDKIARFVRICDAFNIPLITFVDTPGFLPGIEQEYGGVIRHGAKIIYAYSEATVPKISIVLRKAIGGAYVAMSSKQLRCDLNFAWPSAQIAVMGAEGAVRILRRDELRAAADPTALMAQFVAEYRRKFFNPYHAADLGQIDEVIEPAETRPRLIRALEILRTKVQQNPPRKHGLYPS; the protein is encoded by the coding sequence GTGGAAACTCCTGAAGAACAACTTACCATACTGCATCGGTTGCGTGAGCGCGCAATGCAGGGAGGTGGTCCTGAGCGGATTGCCCAGCAGCACGCACGCGGCAAACTGACGGCTCGCGAACGATTGGCGCTGTTACTCGATCCCGGTTCGTTTCAAGAAATTGGCGCACTGGCAACCAGTATGACCGAAGATGCCGAGCAGCGCATCCCCGGCGACGGTACTGTCACCGGGTTCGGTAAGATCAACGGGCGACGGGTCGCCGTCTATGCGCAAGATTTTACCGTAATGGGAGGATCGTTCTCGGCGGTGCAGGCCAACAAGATTTGCCGCATGCAAGACCTTGCCATTGAAAGCGGCATCCCGATCATCGGGCTGAATGATTCGGGTGGCGCACGTATTCAAGAAGGTGTGCGCTCCCTCGCCGCTTACGGCGAAGTCTTTGTCCGCAATGTACTGGCCTCAGGTGTCGTACCACAGATCTCGGCGATCCTTGGCCCCTGTGCCGGCGGTGCCGTCTATTCGCCGGCTTTGACCGACTTCGTAATTATGTCGGAATCGACCGGCTACATGTTCCTGACCGGGCCTGATGTGATCAAAGCGGTGTCGGGTCGCGACATCTCTACCCAAGAATTGGGAGGTGCGGCGGTGCATTGCACGCGCAGCGGGGTCGCCCACCTCTCCGCAGCCGATGATCGCACAGTGATTGAGTTGATTAAGCGGCTACTGAGTTACTTACCGCAAAACAACAACGAGGATCCGCCGCAAATTATGCCCTACGACCGCGCCGACCGACAAGAGCCGATCCTCAATACGCTCGTGCCGACGGACGAACGCCAAGGATACGACATTCACACCCTGATCGATCTCGTGTTTGACCACGATAGTTTTCTGGAAATCCAACCCTTGTTCGCCCAAAATGCCGTGGTCGGTTTTGCCCGTCTCGATGGCTATGCCGTCGGTGTCGTCGCTAATCAACCGGCAGTGATGGCCGGCGCCCTCGATATCGATGCCAGTGATAAGATCGCCCGCTTCGTCCGTATTTGTGATGCCTTCAACATCCCACTCATTACCTTTGTCGACACACCGGGATTCTTGCCCGGAATCGAGCAAGAGTACGGCGGGGTGATCAGACATGGCGCTAAAATTATTTACGCCTACAGCGAGGCTACAGTACCAAAAATATCGATTGTATTACGCAAAGCTATCGGTGGGGCGTATGTAGCTATGTCAAGCAAACAACTACGCTGCGACCTCAACTTTGCGTGGCCATCGGCCCAAATTGCGGTGATGGGTGCTGAAGGAGCTGTGCGCATCTTGCGCCGCGACGAGCTGCGCGCTGCTGCCGATCCGACAGCACTTATGGCGCAGTTTGTCGCCGAATACCGCCGTAAGTTTTTTAACCCCTACCATGCCGCTGACCTCGGCCAGATTGATGAGGTGATTGAGCCGGCAGAGACCCGACCGCGGCTGATCAGAGCGCTTGAGATTTTGCGGACGAAGGTGCAGCAGAATCCACCACGCAAGCACGGACTCTATCCGTCGTAG
- a CDS encoding MaoC family dehydratase, whose protein sequence is MTALPIGTRYSRKHTVSQADINRFAAVSGDTNPIHIDPDAAAATRFGRTIAHGMLLYGYIRAALRMIVPTGVQRTQTLSFTNPVFANDEIEIVVEVMESNHEQLRCAVSVTRSDDKTACSGETVLAIEHG, encoded by the coding sequence ATGACAGCGCTTCCGATTGGCACGCGCTACAGCCGTAAGCACACCGTTTCCCAAGCCGATATCAATCGGTTTGCAGCGGTAAGTGGCGATACAAACCCGATTCACATCGATCCGGACGCTGCCGCAGCGACGCGATTTGGCCGCACCATTGCCCACGGCATGCTGCTCTACGGTTACATCCGGGCGGCACTACGTATGATTGTGCCAACCGGCGTACAGCGCACACAAACCCTCAGCTTTACCAACCCGGTCTTTGCAAATGATGAGATCGAGATTGTGGTTGAAGTGATGGAAAGTAATCACGAGCAACTCCGTTGTGCAGTCAGTGTTACTCGTAGTGACGATAAGACGGCGTGCAGCGGCGAGACGGTGCTAGCTATCGAGCATGGATAA
- a CDS encoding arsenate reductase (azurin) small subunit has protein sequence MHRVLSRRGFLRFAAITAAVLSSWGKSVLAAGSKLNLWRAPSLPYKSVKIANVSQLSPNKPVTFNYPDASSPAILVKLGKPAIGGVGPQQDIVAFAGTCTHMGCPVQYQGERFVCRCHFSMFDPAKAGQTYQGLASSWLPQITLTVDKKGDIYATAVNGLIWGRVKNI, from the coding sequence ATGCACCGAGTGCTATCGCGCAGGGGGTTTTTACGCTTTGCGGCGATTACTGCCGCCGTACTCTCGTCGTGGGGAAAGAGCGTTTTGGCAGCCGGAAGTAAATTGAATCTTTGGCGAGCACCGAGTTTACCGTACAAATCGGTTAAAATCGCTAATGTTTCTCAACTTAGTCCCAACAAACCGGTTACGTTTAACTATCCTGATGCTTCCAGCCCGGCTATCTTGGTGAAATTAGGTAAGCCGGCCATAGGTGGGGTCGGTCCGCAACAAGATATTGTCGCTTTTGCCGGGACCTGCACCCACATGGGTTGCCCGGTGCAGTATCAAGGGGAGCGGTTTGTCTGTCGCTGTCACTTTTCAATGTTTGATCCAGCCAAAGCCGGTCAAACCTATCAAGGATTAGCCAGCTCGTGGTTACCGCAAATCACTCTCACCGTTGATAAAAAAGGTGATATTTATGCGACAGCAGTGAATGGTCTGATCTGGGGTCGGGTGAAGAATATCTAA
- a CDS encoding arsenate reductase (azurin) large subunit: MAIVPRFDQLPIPPANAAEYNTVCQFCNVGCGYKVYVWPVDESGDVAATTNAFKLDLSKPQPALAGQSYTETMHSITVGKDGRQYHVVIVPAMNSPINQGNYSYRGGANALTVWSLDRGTQDRLTYPLLRVGDQFQAITWQDALALIAGVIKGIRDRDKNDDNIAVKCYDHGGSGAGFEDNYGAGKLFFDALSVKHIAIHNRPAYNSEVWGSRERGVHELNYDYSDARLADTVVLWGANSYETATILYTQHILANIQGATVAEKRKAFDQGEPAEPGYLIVIDPRKTSSYTVAETVASNQVLLLQPNFGTDYILAHAIARVVWERSYYDLDYLKARTDMKLFEEYKQKNLKLDKKYADFMAEAERITGVPKAKIEQAADWIAKPKAGKFKRRTLTIYEKGIIWNMKNYDQVAALVQLAVLTHNIGRPGTGCGRQGGHQEGYVRPPAPTPGSIYNGGPPVNVDKFLIGGKGKFYWVIANDPYLSTPNNQIFRKRIHERTTKLTKALGESGEAATIQGRIDAILKALYSDPDALFMVVQDIYMTETARDAHLILPAAGWGEANDTSINCNSRLLRLYEKFMDPPGEAKPDWEIFKLVGEEIAKLYRAAKQNDVAAKFEFGKNWKTDEDVFLAGAQEFKDNQVSEEDEATLEAENYKGVTYAFLKQKGQEGIRTPVRRDPKTKNLVGTLRRYTSKFGTADGKFKWYATDNWEGYPAEVAKYLDGTKAKEYPFWVTTGRIQHLWQSTYHDRHLPEREIANPLPYAEINPDDAKKLNIQSGDLIEIYNEEGNAIYMAYVTDAVKPGTIFMVMYHWRGTSNSLVSGYTDSKTTIPWYKGTRANIRKVGNPPTFIQLTASTLQQNKFN; encoded by the coding sequence ATGGCAATTGTCCCACGCTTCGATCAATTACCAATCCCACCTGCCAATGCGGCGGAGTACAACACAGTTTGCCAGTTTTGCAACGTTGGTTGTGGCTATAAAGTGTACGTCTGGCCGGTCGACGAAAGCGGCGATGTCGCTGCGACTACTAATGCCTTTAAGCTCGACCTTTCAAAGCCACAACCGGCATTGGCAGGTCAAAGCTATACCGAAACAATGCACTCGATCACCGTGGGTAAGGATGGGCGTCAGTATCATGTGGTGATCGTTCCGGCAATGAATAGTCCGATTAATCAGGGCAATTATTCGTATCGCGGCGGTGCTAATGCGCTCACCGTGTGGAGCCTTGATCGCGGTACGCAAGATCGCTTAACATATCCGTTGCTGCGAGTTGGCGATCAGTTCCAAGCCATTACATGGCAGGATGCACTTGCCCTGATCGCCGGGGTGATCAAAGGTATCCGTGACCGTGACAAGAATGATGATAATATCGCCGTGAAATGCTACGACCATGGTGGTTCTGGGGCCGGTTTTGAAGATAATTATGGTGCCGGTAAGTTGTTTTTTGATGCATTGTCGGTAAAGCATATTGCGATCCACAATCGGCCTGCCTACAATTCTGAAGTATGGGGAAGCCGTGAGCGTGGTGTGCATGAGCTGAATTACGACTATAGCGATGCCCGTCTCGCCGATACCGTGGTACTCTGGGGTGCTAATTCGTATGAGACGGCGACGATTTTATATACTCAGCATATTCTTGCTAACATCCAAGGTGCGACCGTCGCCGAAAAGCGTAAGGCCTTTGATCAGGGTGAACCGGCAGAGCCAGGCTATCTGATCGTTATCGACCCTCGTAAGACTTCATCCTACACCGTGGCTGAAACGGTCGCCTCAAATCAGGTGCTGCTGCTCCAACCAAATTTTGGCACCGATTATATCCTCGCTCATGCAATTGCCCGCGTAGTTTGGGAGCGGAGCTACTACGATCTTGATTACCTCAAAGCGCGGACTGACATGAAACTGTTTGAGGAGTATAAGCAAAAGAACCTCAAACTGGATAAGAAATACGCCGACTTTATGGCTGAGGCTGAGCGCATCACCGGTGTCCCGAAAGCTAAGATCGAGCAGGCGGCAGACTGGATTGCAAAGCCAAAAGCTGGTAAGTTTAAGCGCCGCACGCTCACGATCTACGAGAAGGGCATCATTTGGAACATGAAAAACTACGACCAAGTGGCGGCCTTAGTGCAACTTGCGGTTCTGACGCATAACATCGGTCGGCCCGGTACCGGCTGTGGTCGCCAAGGTGGGCATCAAGAAGGGTATGTACGACCGCCGGCGCCAACACCGGGATCGATCTACAACGGTGGCCCGCCTGTGAATGTCGATAAGTTTTTAATCGGCGGTAAAGGGAAATTTTATTGGGTCATTGCGAATGATCCCTACCTCTCGACACCGAATAACCAGATTTTCCGTAAGCGTATTCACGAGCGCACCACGAAACTGACTAAAGCGCTGGGTGAGAGTGGCGAGGCCGCTACTATTCAGGGTCGAATCGATGCGATCCTCAAGGCACTCTATAGCGATCCTGACGCGCTCTTTATGGTGGTGCAAGATATTTACATGACCGAAACAGCACGGGATGCACATCTCATTCTGCCGGCTGCCGGCTGGGGTGAGGCAAATGATACTTCTATCAATTGCAATAGCCGTCTGTTACGGTTGTACGAGAAGTTTATGGATCCACCCGGTGAGGCGAAGCCGGATTGGGAGATCTTTAAGCTGGTGGGTGAGGAGATTGCCAAACTCTACCGCGCTGCAAAGCAGAACGATGTGGCCGCGAAATTTGAGTTTGGCAAGAATTGGAAGACCGACGAAGATGTCTTCTTGGCAGGGGCGCAGGAGTTTAAAGACAATCAGGTAAGTGAAGAGGATGAGGCTACGTTAGAGGCCGAGAATTACAAAGGCGTGACCTACGCCTTCCTCAAGCAAAAGGGGCAAGAAGGCATTCGCACGCCGGTACGCCGCGATCCCAAGACGAAGAATTTAGTCGGGACACTGCGCCGCTATACGTCTAAGTTTGGGACAGCCGATGGGAAGTTCAAGTGGTACGCTACCGATAATTGGGAGGGGTATCCCGCCGAAGTGGCGAAGTATCTCGATGGCACCAAGGCGAAGGAGTATCCCTTCTGGGTTACTACCGGACGGATTCAGCACCTGTGGCAATCAACGTATCACGACCGGCATTTGCCGGAGCGGGAAATCGCTAATCCGCTACCGTATGCCGAGATCAATCCCGATGATGCGAAGAAGCTAAATATTCAGTCGGGCGACTTGATCGAGATTTACAACGAGGAGGGGAATGCGATCTACATGGCCTACGTAACCGACGCAGTAAAGCCGGGAACGATCTTTATGGTCATGTATCATTGGCGCGGTACGTCAAACTCGTTGGTGAGCGGTTACACCGATTCGAAGACCACTATTCCGTGGTATAAGGGTACACGGGCGAATATTCGCAAGGTGGGTAATCCTCCTACGTTCATTCAACTGACTGCCAGTACCCTCCAGCAGAATAAGTTTAACTAA
- a CDS encoding GHMP family kinase ATP-binding protein produces MKIYKARAPMRIGFFGGGTDVSPYAEEYGGKVLNCTINLYVRCMLTTSNTPGILIRSLDLQEVSRMVSDREWDGKLTLPQAVLDALPQLRPSSAGYKITMFSDAPPGSGLGSSSALVVSMLKLLYAVAGQNADPHQLAELAYRIERVDLGIPGGRQDQYSAVFGGMCVYHFGRDRVIVEPVLSDQTALLELESCLILGYIGDRQLLTRHLMTDQVQRLVKGDTLRLHHETKAFVDTAARLLREHRIADFGRLLHDAWEVKKAFSPHIAPPIVEEVYALARKHGAWGGKISGAGGGGFMVFACPFDRRLEIERALTEAGVIVRPFSFVTHGVQSWVVEEPDRDM; encoded by the coding sequence ATGAAGATCTACAAAGCGCGCGCGCCGATGCGGATCGGCTTTTTCGGTGGCGGCACAGATGTCAGCCCCTACGCCGAAGAATACGGCGGCAAAGTGCTTAACTGCACGATCAATCTCTACGTCCGGTGTATGCTGACAACGAGCAATACACCCGGTATCCTCATCCGCTCACTCGATCTGCAAGAGGTGAGCCGAATGGTGAGCGACCGCGAATGGGATGGTAAGCTAACCCTGCCACAGGCGGTACTCGATGCTCTTCCCCAACTGCGGCCCTCGTCCGCCGGATACAAGATAACGATGTTTAGTGATGCTCCACCCGGTTCTGGCCTCGGTTCATCGTCGGCCCTGGTGGTCAGCATGCTGAAACTCTTGTATGCGGTTGCCGGTCAGAATGCCGACCCACACCAATTGGCCGAGCTGGCCTACCGGATCGAGCGAGTTGATCTCGGCATTCCCGGTGGTCGGCAAGACCAATACTCTGCGGTGTTCGGTGGGATGTGCGTCTACCATTTTGGCCGCGACCGCGTGATTGTCGAGCCGGTACTGAGCGATCAGACGGCGTTGCTCGAGTTGGAGAGTTGTCTGATCCTTGGGTATATCGGGGATCGGCAATTACTTACCCGCCATTTGATGACCGATCAGGTACAGCGATTAGTCAAAGGTGATACGCTGCGTCTCCACCACGAGACGAAAGCGTTCGTCGATACGGCGGCGCGCTTGCTGCGTGAGCATCGGATTGCCGATTTTGGGCGCTTGCTCCACGATGCTTGGGAAGTCAAAAAGGCCTTTTCGCCCCACATCGCACCACCGATTGTCGAGGAGGTTTATGCACTCGCCCGTAAGCACGGCGCATGGGGAGGGAAGATATCGGGTGCTGGCGGTGGAGGTTTCATGGTGTTTGCCTGTCCCTTCGACCGCCGTCTCGAAATCGAGCGTGCCTTGACCGAGGCTGGCGTGATTGTGCGGCCTTTCTCATTTGTGACGCACGGTGTGCAATCGTGGGTGGTTGAGGAGCCGGACCGTGATATGTGA
- a CDS encoding CPBP family intramembrane glutamic endopeptidase, protein MLPDNSLEQPTPSLSPQWGWRELFITLLVIGVGGAITILSLRSLTTITDWDVSRGFISPPVYIAGTLLYLIVGGAILAVIGPRAGWRDLGLHWPQWLYIALVPPVFIFGMGTMLLTNAAVTFLIGDFQNPQIESLSGGQAFGLGELLVLWVLVGGIVPIVEELFFRGVLHHLLRRHFGSILTIVIGAAIFAVVHFIPPLIPGLFVAGLCLGYLREQSGSIWPGVLFHMLQNTLALLAMAFILATSG, encoded by the coding sequence ATGTTGCCGGATAATTCTCTCGAGCAGCCGACACCCTCTCTCAGTCCACAGTGGGGGTGGCGCGAGCTGTTTATTACTTTGTTAGTTATCGGTGTTGGCGGTGCAATTACGATCCTAAGCCTACGTAGCCTCACGACGATTACCGATTGGGATGTCTCACGCGGCTTTATTAGCCCACCAGTGTACATTGCGGGAACCTTGCTCTATCTCATCGTTGGCGGTGCCATTCTCGCCGTGATCGGCCCACGCGCCGGCTGGCGTGATTTGGGCTTGCACTGGCCGCAGTGGTTGTATATTGCGCTTGTACCACCGGTCTTTATCTTTGGGATGGGGACGATGCTATTGACCAACGCCGCGGTGACCTTCTTGATCGGCGATTTTCAAAACCCGCAGATCGAGAGTCTATCGGGTGGGCAAGCGTTTGGGTTGGGAGAGCTACTGGTGTTGTGGGTCTTGGTGGGTGGAATTGTACCAATCGTCGAAGAACTCTTCTTTCGTGGTGTTCTCCACCATCTGCTACGCCGCCATTTCGGTAGTATCCTCACAATTGTGATCGGTGCTGCGATCTTCGCTGTCGTTCACTTCATTCCACCCCTCATCCCCGGTCTCTTCGTTGCCGGTCTCTGTCTGGGGTACTTACGCGAACAGAGTGGTTCGATTTGGCCCGGCGTTCTCTTTCATATGCTGCAAAATACACTGGCGTTGCTGGCAATGGCGTTCATACTGGCGACAAGTGGGTGA
- a CDS encoding OadG family protein, whose amino-acid sequence MENLGFGLTMTVLGMGLVFTVLAFIWGLLNLLTRFDQPEPSTTTGEVMPALEIAPVTTEPLTPDEVAAIAVAVAVHTATLRREAAPTVRSYWPGSLLFASRWVAAGRARQNQSWQRRR is encoded by the coding sequence ATGGAGAATCTTGGGTTTGGCTTGACCATGACCGTGCTCGGTATGGGTTTGGTCTTTACGGTGTTAGCCTTCATTTGGGGCCTGCTCAACCTGCTCACCCGTTTCGACCAGCCTGAACCTTCCACCACAACCGGCGAGGTCATGCCAGCGCTAGAGATTGCGCCAGTAACGACCGAGCCGCTCACGCCTGATGAGGTGGCAGCGATCGCCGTGGCCGTCGCCGTTCACACGGCGACGTTACGCCGCGAGGCAGCGCCAACGGTACGCAGCTACTGGCCGGGCAGCCTGCTCTTTGCCAGTCGTTGGGTGGCTGCCGGACGAGCCCGCCAGAATCAGAGTTGGCAACGAAGGAGATGA
- a CDS encoding biotin/lipoyl-containing protein yields the protein MRRYQLTISGKTYTIDITELSSDRFIVQLNGREFEVQLNDSGEIGEIAPRPTSAPAPPVPVAAAPTTSPPPTALPPSPAIGDNLIRAPMPGTILQIVAQPGTKVKRGQPIIVLEAMKMNNSIGAPRDGVVAAILVKTGQSVGYGEPLAQLAEG from the coding sequence ATGCGTCGTTATCAACTGACTATTAGCGGGAAGACGTATACGATTGATATTACTGAGCTGAGTAGCGACCGTTTCATCGTTCAACTCAACGGGCGCGAATTCGAGGTGCAACTGAACGATAGTGGCGAGATCGGCGAGATAGCACCACGCCCAACATCGGCACCGGCGCCACCCGTACCCGTTGCTGCCGCACCGACCACCTCACCACCGCCGACCGCCTTACCGCCATCGCCCGCCATCGGCGACAACCTGATCCGGGCACCGATGCCGGGCACCATCTTGCAGATCGTGGCCCAACCCGGCACGAAGGTCAAACGCGGCCAGCCGATCATCGTACTCGAAGCAATGAAGATGAACAACAGCATCGGCGCGCCGCGTGATGGCGTAGTCGCGGCGATTTTGGTCAAGACCGGCCAGAGCGTCGGCTACGGCGAACCGCTCGCTCAGTTGGCCGAGGGATAA